A single genomic interval of Candidatus Methylomirabilota bacterium harbors:
- a CDS encoding xanthine dehydrogenase family protein molybdopterin-binding subunit produces MSSQRWVGRSMKRVEDARLLTGRGTFIDDHPPVANLYHAAIVRSPHAHARILGYDVAAARAREGVAGVVTGEDVARATKPFSVGVTAPVHYYCAATDRARFAGEPVAVVVARDRYLAEDAAEAVVVRYEPLPVVLDPERALDPDAPLLHEAVGSNLAGHRRLVYGDPDRAFAEADVVIAERFKFPKYGSTPIETYGIIARWDPLDGVLTVWSNFMGPFIMHPLTARVLGLPENRLRFIVPSDIGGSFGIKTSIYPYIALIGLSAMKTGVPVKWIEDRREHLLASSSGTDRIAYREVAARQDGTVLGMRFKWFDNVGGYIRSPEPGCSFRPTGNFVGPYRFQDLEVDASVVMTNKSLTGPNRGYACGHLYFETERMMDLLAEKLGLDPAEVRRRNLLRREQFPYRTPTGGLYDSGDYPAALAKALEMAKYEELRKEQAKRRAAGRYFGIGLALAVDPSVSNMGYVATALDPQFRAKPEYLPKSGAVDSATIKIDPLGRAIAILGTTPQGQGHQTIVTQIVADELGLRPEDITVVDEMDTFTRVWSISSGTYSSRFGSVGTSAVALAARKLKAKLLEYAAHLMDVQPDQVEFRDGAVRVKSGQGPSYSIKDLAGRAHWHTESLPEGMEPGLQATAVFGFSVSKAVDAEDRVNSSNTYGFIAEVMAVEVDPETAAIEILKYVTVHDAGTIINPMIAEGQIYGGALHGLGGALYEELRYDDHGQLLTATFMDYLVPTASEAPVIEIAHVVSPSPLTPLGSKGLGESSSMTVPAVIANAVSDALAPLGVRISELPMTPTRLWELIQEARAKQKI; encoded by the coding sequence ATGAGCTCCCAGCGCTGGGTCGGCCGCTCCATGAAGCGCGTCGAGGACGCGCGCCTGCTGACGGGACGCGGGACGTTCATCGACGACCACCCGCCCGTCGCCAACCTCTATCACGCGGCGATCGTCCGCTCGCCCCACGCCCACGCGCGGATTCTCGGCTACGACGTGGCCGCGGCGCGGGCCAGGGAGGGCGTGGCGGGCGTGGTCACCGGCGAGGACGTGGCCAGGGCCACCAAGCCCTTTTCGGTCGGCGTCACCGCGCCCGTCCACTACTACTGCGCCGCCACCGACCGGGCGCGGTTCGCGGGGGAGCCGGTGGCCGTGGTCGTCGCCCGCGACCGTTACCTGGCCGAGGACGCGGCGGAGGCGGTCGTCGTCCGGTACGAGCCACTGCCCGTCGTGCTCGACCCCGAGCGCGCCCTCGATCCCGACGCGCCCCTGCTGCACGAGGCCGTCGGCTCCAACCTGGCGGGCCACCGGCGACTGGTCTACGGCGATCCCGATCGCGCCTTCGCGGAGGCGGACGTGGTCATCGCCGAGCGCTTCAAGTTCCCCAAGTACGGCTCGACGCCGATCGAGACCTACGGCATCATCGCCCGCTGGGACCCGCTCGACGGCGTGCTGACGGTGTGGTCCAACTTCATGGGGCCGTTCATCATGCACCCCCTGACGGCCCGCGTGCTGGGGCTGCCGGAGAACCGGCTGCGCTTCATCGTGCCGTCGGACATCGGTGGCTCCTTCGGCATCAAGACGAGCATCTACCCCTACATCGCGCTGATCGGGCTCAGCGCGATGAAGACGGGTGTTCCCGTGAAGTGGATCGAGGACCGCCGCGAGCACCTGCTGGCCTCCTCCAGCGGCACCGACCGCATCGCCTATCGCGAGGTGGCCGCCCGCCAGGACGGCACGGTCCTGGGCATGCGCTTCAAGTGGTTCGACAATGTCGGCGGCTACATCCGCAGTCCGGAGCCCGGCTGCAGTTTCCGCCCCACGGGTAATTTCGTCGGTCCCTACCGATTCCAGGATCTCGAAGTCGATGCGTCGGTGGTGATGACCAACAAGAGCCTCACCGGGCCCAACCGCGGCTACGCCTGCGGGCACCTCTACTTCGAGACCGAGCGGATGATGGACCTGCTGGCCGAGAAGCTGGGCCTCGATCCCGCCGAGGTCCGACGGCGCAATCTCCTCCGGCGGGAGCAGTTCCCCTACCGGACGCCGACCGGTGGCCTCTACGACAGCGGCGATTACCCCGCCGCCCTGGCCAAGGCGCTGGAGATGGCGAAGTACGAGGAGCTGCGGAAGGAACAAGCCAAGCGGCGCGCCGCCGGCCGCTATTTTGGGATTGGCCTGGCGCTGGCCGTCGATCCCTCGGTCTCGAACATGGGCTACGTAGCGACCGCGCTCGATCCGCAGTTTCGCGCCAAGCCCGAGTACCTGCCCAAGTCCGGGGCGGTGGACTCGGCCACGATCAAGATCGACCCGCTGGGGCGCGCCATCGCGATCCTGGGCACGACGCCGCAGGGCCAGGGGCACCAGACCATCGTCACCCAGATCGTCGCCGACGAGCTGGGCCTGCGGCCGGAGGACATCACCGTCGTGGACGAGATGGACACGTTCACGCGCGTGTGGTCGATCTCCTCGGGCACCTACTCGAGCCGGTTCGGCTCCGTCGGCACCAGCGCCGTGGCGCTGGCCGCGCGCAAGCTCAAGGCCAAGCTCCTGGAGTACGCGGCGCACCTGATGGACGTCCAACCCGACCAGGTCGAGTTCCGCGACGGCGCCGTGCGCGTGAAGAGCGGCCAGGGGCCTTCGTACTCCATCAAGGACCTGGCCGGGCGCGCCCACTGGCACACGGAATCGCTGCCCGAGGGCATGGAGCCGGGGCTCCAGGCCACGGCGGTCTTCGGCTTCAGCGTTTCCAAGGCGGTCGACGCGGAGGATCGCGTGAACTCCTCCAACACCTACGGCTTTATCGCCGAGGTGATGGCCGTGGAGGTCGATCCCGAGACGGCGGCGATCGAGATTCTCAAGTACGTCACCGTCCACGACGCCGGCACCATCATCAACCCCATGATCGCCGAGGGGCAGATCTACGGCGGGGCCCTCCACGGGTTGGGCGGCGCGCTCTACGAAGAGCTCCGCTACGACGACCACGGCCAGCTCCTCACCGCCACCTTCATGGACTACCTGGTGCCCACGGCCAGCGAGGCGCCGGTGATCGAGATCGCCCACGTCGTCTCCCCCTCGCCGCTGACGCCGCTCGGCTCCAAGGGCCTGGGCGAGTCCAGCTCGATGACGGTGCCCGCGGTCATCGCCAATGCGGTGAGCGATGCGCTGGCGCCGCTCGGCGTGAGAATCAGCGAGCTGCCGATGACGCCGA